The nucleotide sequence CATTTTGATCACCAGCACGCCCGCTTCATCCTGGAACCGCCAGGTGCCGGGGAGCATCTTGGAAACTTCGGCATCGGTGAGTACCTGACCTGCCTTGAGTGTCGCCGATGGGGTCGTGGGAGACTCTTCGTGGATTTCTTTCGAGTTGGCGTCGGGGATTCGCCGTAGCGTCATCAACATCCGTTTCGAATCAATCTTGGCCGAAAAGTCACTCGGACGCGGTCCGTCTTCGGGGTCGGAAATGCAGACGACCAGATTGCCATCTTCGAATTTGACGATCCCTGATGCTTCCTTTCTGTCACGGCTGACAAGATCGAAACCTTTGGGATTTTGTGTTCCATCGACGGCGAAGACGCGTGCATGCTTCTTACCGTCGTGACTGCTGGTGTAAGTGATGGCGTTGTCGATGATCTCGATCTTGCCACCGGAGGGAAGCCATTCCCGGATGGAATGATGAGGGATCACGTGTCCATTCTCGATCAGCTCGATCACTTCCCAGCGACCCTGAAACGGCTCGACGGCCGGATCTTTTTCCGCTGCGAATGCTGTGGCCAGGACGATCGCCGAGAGAAGATAAAACCTCCAGACACTTTTCATGCTTCCGACTCCATTCCGAAATAAAAGGGGATCCATCCCGAGCCGCGCTGCCACTCACGGAATGAAGTAAGGTCATTCCAGAGAACGCTGTCACGCATGCGGTCAGGAGCGACTATCTTAACATTCCGTGAACAGAGCGGAATCGTACGCATAGCGGGAATCTCTGTGCAGCACGTCGATCCCCCCTTGCGATCCTTCGTTCAGGTCGGCCCTCCTCTGGAAACCGATCCTGAAACGCGTCAACGCACCACCCCTGCTCGATTTGTGGGTCATGGAGCAGGAGCGGCGTTGTCGGACAGTCGAGAGCGCGTCACGCAAGGATGTCGTGAATGATCTCACCATGCACGTCGGTCAGACGGAAATCCCGACCTGCGTACTTGTAGGTCAGCTTCAGATGGTCGAGACCCAGCAGGTGTAGCATCGTCGCGTGCAGGTCGTGCAGGTGGACTTTGTCTTCGACTGCATAATACCCGTAGTCATCGGTTTTGCCGTAACGGATCCCCGGTTTGACTCCGGCACCCGCCAGCCACATCGTGTAACCCTGCGGGTTGTGGTCACGACCGTCGTCCCCCTGGGCGACAGGTGTCCGACCAAACTCGCCGCCCCACAGAATCAGGGTATCCTCCAGCAGGCCGCGGGCTTTCAGATCGATCAGCAGAGCCGCGATGGGCTGGTCAACCTCCATCGCGTTCTTGGAGTGATCTGCCTTGAGATTGCCGTGCTGGTCCCACTTGTAGCTATGCGTGCATTGCACAAACCGGACCCCTCGTTCGATGAACCGGCGGGCCATCAGGCACTGGCGTCCAAAGTTACGGGTGGCCGGTTGATCAAGACCGTAAAGCTTTTGCGTCGCTTCTGTCTCGTCTCCGATGTCCTGAAGTTCCGGGGCCGCCGACTGCATGCGGAAAGCGAGTTCAAAGGACTCAATCCGGCTTTCCAGCACGTTGTCCGGCCCGGTCAGGGCGAGTTGGTCGGAGTTCATTTCGCGCAAGAGATCGAGTTCCATTCGTTGCAGATGCCGCGACTGCTTTTCGGCATTTTCGATGAACGGAATCTTGGCCTGGTCGGAGGGGATGCTCGCGTTTCCCAGCGGGGTCCCTGAGTAGATTGCCGGCAGGAAGGCCGAACTGTAGGCGTTCACCCCTCCGTGCGTCAGCGTGGGACACATCGTGATAAAGCCCGGCAGGTCCTGGTTCTCGGTTCCCAGTCCATACGTGATCCACGAACCCATGCTGGGGCGGACAAAGGTGTCGCTGCCGGTATGCAGTTCCAGCAGTGCACCCCCATGCCGGGAGTTGGAACCGTGCATTCCGTTAATGATGCACAGATCGTCGACCTGTTTGGCGACATGCGGAAAAATGTCGCTGACCCAGGCCCCGCTCTCGCCATACTGCTTGAACTGAAAGGGAGATTTCAGCAGGTTTCCCGTGGGTGCCGAAAAGACGCGTGGCTTGGAGAACGGCAGCGGCTTCCCGTGATCCCGTTCGAGCAGCGGTTTGTAGTCGAACGTATCGACCTGGGAAGGTCCTCCGTGCATGAACAGGAAAATGACCCGCTTTGCCTTGGGCTCGAACTGAGCCGGTTTGGCGGCCAGCGGACTGACTTTGGACCGGGCTGCGTCGGCACGGACTTCCTCCGAAGTCAGGCCGGCCAATGCCAGACTGCCAAAGCCCGCCGCGCTCATCTTGAGCAGATCACGACGATTGAACACAGGCGTAAACGAGTAGCAGGGTTTTTGAGGCATTGGTTCCGATTACTCCACGTAGACGAATTCGTTGGCCGACAGGACGGCGCGGCAGAGACTGACCCACGCCCGCGTTTCGGTCTCACTCTCGGAGACCCCTGCCTCCGCCAGCGAAGCCCGCAATCGCTGCAGGTAACTGGCGGCACGAGTGACTTCGGTTTCGGACGGATCGCGTCCATAAGCCCGCTGATACAACTCTTTCGTGCGCGCGGCATGATCAAGTTCACTATGCGCGAGCAGTTGCTGTGCGAGAGGTTGAACCTGATCGAGCACGAACGCACTGTTCATCATAAAGAGTGCCTGTGGTGCGACGGTCGTCTGATCCCGCTGGCCTGCCAACGTGCTGGGGTCTGCAAAGTCAAACGCCGTAAAAACTTCGTACAGAGCGGACCTGACGACGGGCAGGTAGATCGAACGACGATTGCTGTTGTAGAGCGCCGGATTCACGTTAGCGGTACTGGTGACGTAGTTGCGGTTAGGCGTCGTCAGCAGAGTACCACCCTGTCTTTCATCCAGTTGGCCGCTGAGGGCGAGCAGGGAATCCCGCAAGACCTCGACATCCATCCTCTGGCGATGAAAACGCCACAGCAGCTTATTATCAGGATCAGCCAGCGCCGCGGCCGCATCATAGTCGGTGTTCTGTCGATAGGTCGATGTGGCGGTTAACGCCCGGTGAAAGGCTTTCAGACTCCAGTTGCGTGGACTGTCCTGCCCTGACGGATATGCGCCGGAAAACTCGCTCGCCAGCCAATCCAGCAGTTCGGGGTGACTCGGCCGTTCACCGAGACGGCCGAAGTTGT is from Schlesneria sp. DSM 10557 and encodes:
- a CDS encoding TIGR03067 domain-containing protein, whose amino-acid sequence is MKSVWRFYLLSAIVLATAFAAEKDPAVEPFQGRWEVIELIENGHVIPHHSIREWLPSGGKIEIIDNAITYTSSHDGKKHARVFAVDGTQNPKGFDLVSRDRKEASGIVKFEDGNLVVCISDPEDGPRPSDFSAKIDSKRMLMTLRRIPDANSKEIHEESPTTPSATLKAGQVLTDAEVSKMLPGTWRFQDEAGVLVIKMTSDGKWSSTREVQQLRVFRRVFVETPISSGHWSVKNGTLNFHCTASIHLSRINKTLPFTIRSISEKDLIFVDYMGRVGKAVKAL
- a CDS encoding DUF1501 domain-containing protein; translation: MPQKPCYSFTPVFNRRDLLKMSAAGFGSLALAGLTSEEVRADAARSKVSPLAAKPAQFEPKAKRVIFLFMHGGPSQVDTFDYKPLLERDHGKPLPFSKPRVFSAPTGNLLKSPFQFKQYGESGAWVSDIFPHVAKQVDDLCIINGMHGSNSRHGGALLELHTGSDTFVRPSMGSWITYGLGTENQDLPGFITMCPTLTHGGVNAYSSAFLPAIYSGTPLGNASIPSDQAKIPFIENAEKQSRHLQRMELDLLREMNSDQLALTGPDNVLESRIESFELAFRMQSAAPELQDIGDETEATQKLYGLDQPATRNFGRQCLMARRFIERGVRFVQCTHSYKWDQHGNLKADHSKNAMEVDQPIAALLIDLKARGLLEDTLILWGGEFGRTPVAQGDDGRDHNPQGYTMWLAGAGVKPGIRYGKTDDYGYYAVEDKVHLHDLHATMLHLLGLDHLKLTYKYAGRDFRLTDVHGEIIHDILA